The Malus sylvestris chromosome 8, drMalSylv7.2, whole genome shotgun sequence genomic interval tttTTGATTGAAAcattgttagtttttagtttttgattgaggtccctgacattaatgtaataatgtaagttactatattctttaaattaaaaattaaaaattaaaatttgtaattgtttatattaatgagattttaaataaaacccataatttatgggattaaaaataataaaatataaattatactctctattatattgtgtgtgtgtgtgtgtgtgtacatatatgtatgggtacattaaccaaaattaacaaaaaaattattgtaccaaaacatggatacattctcaaatcaacgaaaaagaatgaacccatataagtttaaacatggattaaaaaatttgaaaggattttatattaaaaaaagggtacattttacatataacaaattgatatatttgagaattggtacatttaagattaaaaaaattaaaaaattatatgaatgggtacatttaagattaaaaaattgagaatctttttatatatataaaaaaaactaataggtacaaacttaatttaatttaattttttattattttggaaatgtttgaattaaaaattaattagaagtttaatagaggtgtgagtattaaaccctaaattaattactaatttttatattaaaaaattatataataaacatgtaaatttattatcacattaatgctagggacttgaatcaaaatttgagaactaataaggtcttagtcaatgaacagtaagaattagggaccggatactaatttttcccttTGATTTTCAATAATATTATATTGTTTCTTCGTTTTTTTATGGTCGATATATTGTTTCTTCTAAAGCgaaaaaataaacacacacacgcatACTATGGAGGCTTGTAACGGTCTGATCGTATAGAGCTTGGAGTATTTTTTGGAGTATTCTTTATTCACATAAAGTTCTTTCATTGCGTGACTTATTACGTAATGAGAGAAATAAACAGAACAAAAGTACATGTTCTTTAACTAAAAGGGTAATATTTTTCTCACAATTCTTAAGTGATGGTGATGCTCACCATTTTATTTATTGTGagataagtttaaattttgaaatttatgtaGTGAATAGATgcaaatatcaaaatttaaactcatctaattATAATAAGTATAGTGGGGAACATTATCACTATTTGAGGTTGGAGAGTAAAAATGGTTCCAACTGAAAAAGAACTCAATTATACACATTTTGTTCACAAAGTCACTCTTATTAGGCTTTTAAGCCAAAATGATCTCTAAAATTGGTATAACATGTCACTTTAGTTCTTGATATTTAAAATCTATAGAGCTGGTTTCTGAGTTTgttcaccatcaatcattttgataatTCCATGAAaagttttcattaaataaagataaaatgatacaaatatccttaattttgtttaatattttttatcatttattaAATTAAGAATATTTTTATCATTTGGTCCTAATTTAACAaagatttttcacaaaaaaaccaaaataattgacaGTAGACAAACTTAAGCATAACTTATGTTGATTCTAAATCTCACGAATCCAAATAAATGGTTATATCAATCTTATTaaccattttaactaaaatacccttcttattatttttctaccttaattgaaaattacgatatGCTAAAACTAAATTAAACCAGCCACTAGCCTTCTCCATTACATGTAGGTTATGTACATAGACCAAATTTTATCTATATTTATATTAcatacaaaagaaaaacaaagagagagaaacaaaaattggaatatatAGCTGGTTGTAGTCAACAAGTCATTGACTTGAAACTTCATCCAGAAGCTTGTATCTTCTGACCTTGTTCCTGAAGACTTGCCTTGTGATCCCAATAGTACTAGTGTTGTTTATGTTTGATATGTCCTCTGACCGTGTCCTCCTGGTCCTTTCAGCCTCCTTTTCCCCTTTTGTGATGATCCTCTTTCTGGTAACAACTGGTGCAGATTTTGGAGATGGTGAAGGTGATGGAGATATTGCTGCCGAATGACGATGAAGGTGATGAAGATCAAGTGATCTCTGTTTCTTGATGGGCCCACTCGGTTGCAGCTGCATAGTACCCCGCAGACACCCACCAAATGAAGTATTACTATTTTTTGatggattattttttttcttggtgaTCTTGGTAATTAGATGGTCTTGATCTTGGGTTTCCTTTTTGCATGAGGAGGAAGAATTTGAGGAGTTTTGGGACTTCTCCTTTGTGTCCTCCTTCTGGGTGAGGCACCAATTGCAGATTCTGCAGGACTCAGCATTTGGGTAAAGATTGCTGCAGTACCTGCACATATGAAATTTTGATTAGGTCATAACCCAGAAATTGAAGGATGAAATTGAATATGTGTAtctaatgaaaaacataaaaagagtAGATGGTTTTGTTGAATTGGGGACCTGTGCTGAGATCTGAATTGGCAAACCTTGCAAAGGAAGAGCTCATAGGAGAAGCCAAAATCCCCACACATGCAGCACTCACGGCTGCCTGCTGCTTCCCCTTGGACCACTGAtggtgtggtggtggtgtttCCTTTGCTGCTTGTTGTcatattgttgttgttgcagaggggagagagagagagaggggggggggatgagggattttgttttttgggttggCCGACGGCCACACAACAAAAAGCCACAAGACGTGTAGAGTGTTTTATTGTgatatataattaaataaaatatacacATCATTTTCATTTGTGCTATGGCCGTGTGTAAAACGTATTAGAAAAGATGATTTCCACCCACCTCTCACGCTCCTTCTTGGTACGgcaatgaagaaaaataataatgtttACGTTGCATTCCTATCAGATTaggaatgtaattatgtaaatcTTAGTATATCTAGAAGTAGATATGTAAACGAGTTGGATTTATCGGATTTGGATCGGGTTTGGATCAGGTTCaatccgacccgttaagttaacggatcatccgaacccaacccgttaagctaacgggtcatccgaacccgacccgttaagctaacgggtcactcgtttcacccgttaacacctattaacaattattatttttttttttttgcatagagtttattttttgttgttaagactttactgaaattactaaaatatcatcaactAACGGGTCTAACGGTTTAACCCAAAGTGACCcattatttaacgggttgttaacgggttcacctgTTAgcgacccgacctgttaagcatccacccaaatactaatattaacgggtcaggtcgggtccaaaatgccaggtctaTCTAGAAGTATCTTGTGGTTAATAGATGTAATCATATAAGGGTAAGGATTCTATcattcctactactataaataaaggcataagggAGTGATACAACATACACCTCaaaattaaatctctctctttctctcttgttgccgccggccccctctctctctattccTTAGCTCGCTCAATTAATTAGGTCTACAACACATTATCAACACGCTCATGCCAGAAGCTGAGGAATTGACGCATTGTAGGAGGAGgctatcttctacaaattcaaaggtttTCAAtcgttttctgccaatcaggttcttctaaaataaattaagatatttgaaaaaaccttgaaatatgaaaacattctccatgatgcatgaaccccctatatttatattttccttccaattatatatatcaatatatgttcatatattttgtcaatatatataattgttcatgcattacgcatatatgctatgtggaattgtgagtcaaagaatcgaaATTAATATAGAAGCACTTAGGGTTTTCAACCCTAGAAttcgaaaaacaaaaacaaaacaaaaaaaaaggaaaattttgggttgTTTTTACAGCACCGCCACAACACCACCGTGGCACCACCATAAGGACCACCGAGCTGGCCTGAAGCCTAGCCGCGAGATGGACCTCAAGACAACATCATTCAACATCTTGGACCTTTGCTGAAGCATTTGGGCTTCGCTGCATACTGTGGACACTAGGCCGTAGGCCTGGTTTGGTTTCACACCACGGGCCTGAAGCCCCGACTCGAGCCAGCGCAAGCTG includes:
- the LOC126632826 gene encoding uncharacterized protein LOC126632826 isoform X2, with protein sequence MSSSFARYCSNLYPNAESCRICNWCLTQKEDTKEKSQNSSNSSSSCKKETQDQDHLITKITKKKNNPSKNSNTSFGGCLRGTMQLQPSGPIKKQRSLDLHHLHRHSAAISPSPSPSPKSAPVVTRKRIITKGEKEAERTRRTRSEDISNINNTSTIGITRQVFRNKVRRYKLLDEVSSQ
- the LOC126632826 gene encoding uncharacterized protein LOC126632826 isoform X1, which encodes MTTSSKGNTTTTPSVVQGEAAGSRECCMCGDFGFSYELFLCKVCQFRSQHRYCSNLYPNAESCRICNWCLTQKEDTKEKSQNSSNSSSSCKKETQDQDHLITKITKKKNNPSKNSNTSFGGCLRGTMQLQPSGPIKKQRSLDLHHLHRHSAAISPSPSPSPKSAPVVTRKRIITKGEKEAERTRRTRSEDISNINNTSTIGITRQVFRNKVRRYKLLDEVSSQ